Proteins from one Gallus gallus isolate bGalGal1 chromosome 17, bGalGal1.mat.broiler.GRCg7b, whole genome shotgun sequence genomic window:
- the LAMC3 gene encoding laminin subunit gamma-3 isoform X1, producing MARLRELALLGVVLATAGSSPCYDPRGQPRRCMPVFENAAFGRVPLVSNTCGSPPEDYCLQMGARDASQLCQRCDAADPLLHHNASFLTDFHSQEESTWWQSQSMAFGIQHPNSVNITLHLGKSYEITYVRLKFHTSRPESFAIYKRSRADGPWVPFQFYSASCEKTYRKRQRQYLQPGENEQVAFCTDEFSDISPLSGGNVAFSTLEGRPSAYNFDGSPTLQEWVTVTDLLISLNRLNTFGDDIFKDPKVLQSYYYAISDFSVGGRCKCNGHASECALDEAGRLVCVCEHNTAGTDCQHCQPFYQDRPWARGTAEAANECLPCDCSGRSEECFYDAELFRRTGRGGHCRNCRDNTAGPRCEQCRQNHYRWEQQAACQPCHCHPAGSLRPQCDSSGTCTCKANVTGWKCERCKDGYHSLSEGGCRPCTCDPAGSVGTCDPNTGHCTCKERVEGHLCNRCQPGWFNLQPHNPIGCTSCFCYGHSAVCMAADGYEVTHIRSDFREGLEGWAAAAGDVEVPLHWADGEIGTEWDKEEPLDLRAPEKFLQNQRLSYGQPLSLLLGVEGNGTRAESGVFLLGVQLVLEGEGLQVTMSSSESQAQDGKQAVTFRLHEAEEGTEPLLSAFSFQRLLSNLTALRLRVSCGPGPGRLWLSRVQLTSARRGAGMRAGWVEECTCPPSYTGSFCESCAPGFKRDIPFGGPFVTCVPCTCNQHGDCEPLSGHCRCLHNTEGPSCERCSPGFYGNPFTGHPDDCKPCPCPGRSPCTQLPSSGEVVCTHCPPGQRGKRCELCDDGFFGDPLGHRGPVRPCVPCQCHGNVDLNAVGNCDSVSGRCLRCLHNTTGEQCHQCRPGFYGDALAPSPAGKCAPCNCNPDGSALGLEGCNPGTGQCLCLPHVLGRTCGLCQHGYYGLQAAVGCKSCECHPVGSQDSGCHAVTGQCSCQPGVTGLRCDRCEHGFFGFSARGCRACNCSPLGSASAQCHENSTCLCRPGFVGYKCDRCQANFFPDPPSSSCQPCPTCYGLVKDGVERLRVKLQEVEEWLQAPGCELRLGQPPAMGDESRGDGLSTQHLLQGAHAVLSTQVGRLSGMLSTARGHLSNAIGASGCSSRGPPKTCTLLSEIRAVLQSAQQEILHAADTLAATEIPQEIPLLPTNWSRWATEARVLAERHGDTAAQVEAAVRRALGASNTSHELLRTLLEGRVAQEAQWELEAGYEEIQQAWKELGAGMEEVAVEARRTLTAIQEANVGMAKKLQQVAAPGQQVLLVQAEALAQEVAALEQTVQAQEPAAWQSITASLSMAAGLRRDLRGTRSFLQLQDRAGSAHDLSTSAVSQGKAVLSGAESLLGSLEGMRKVLGHRKGRAALRRRMAQVRDRAMVEAQKKIKQAEKMLGNSLSVSSAARRKAGEAVHVAGESSKRAQAVLQGSKQARKHTRTLATRVSETQQELYRQQRVAEELRGSLEEAEQVGTEVSEMAKSLREARGSLMADIETLNDLLHSLGGLEPGMQTEAVLGAGRLQLERLRRRLNAPGALATQLGQLQQEAELQQDRIRVFENDLVEIRADKQNLEDILRSLPEGCSKW from the exons ATGGCCCGGCTCAGGGAGCTGGCCCTGCTGGGGGTAGTGCTGGCTACTGCGGGCTCGTCCCCCTGCTACGACCCCCGGGGGCAGCCCCGCCGCTGCATGCCCGTCTTCGAGAACGCCGCTTTCGGCCGCGTCCCGCTGGTCAGCAACACGTGCGGCTCTCCGCCCGAGGATTACTGCCTGCAGATGGGCGCGCGCGATGCCagccagctgtgccagcgctgcGACGCCGCCGACCCGCTGCTGCACCACAACGCCTCTTTCCTCACCGACTTCCACAGCCAGGAGGAGAGCACCTGGTGGCAGAGCCAGTCCATGGCCTTCGGCATCCAGCATCCCAACTCTGTCAACATCACGCTCCACCTGG GAAAGTCCTATGAGATCACCTACGTGCGCCTGAAGTTCCACACCAGCCGTCCCGAGAGCTTCGCCATTTACAAGCGCAGCCGTGCCGACGGCCCCTGGGTGCCCTTCCAGTTCTACAGCGCGTCCTGTGAgaag accTACAGGAAGCGGCAGAGGCAGTACCTGCAGCCGGGTGAGAACGAGCAGGTGGCCTTCTGCACCGACGAGTTCAGCGACATCTCCCCACTGAGTGGTGGCAACGTGGCTTTCTCCACCCTTGAGGGCCGTCCCAGTGCCTACAATTTTGATGGGAGTCCCACACTACAG GAGTGGGTGACCGTCACCGACCTGCTCATCTCCCTGAACCGCCTCAATACCTTTGGGGATGACATCTTCAAGGACCCCAAGGTGCTGCAGTCGTACTACTACGCCATCTCCGACTTCTCTGTTGGCGGCAG GTGTAAATGCAACGGTCACGCCAGCGAGTGCGCGCTGGACGAGGCAGGACGGCTGGTGTGCGTGTGCGAGCACAACACAGCCGGCACcgactgccagcactgccagcccttcTACCAGGACCGGCCCTGGGCGCGCGGCACGGCTGAGGCTGCCAATGAGTGCCTCC CTTGCGACTGCAGCGGCCGCTCGGAGGAATGCTTCTACGACGCGGAGCTGTTCCGCCGCACCGGGCGTGGGGGGCACTGCCGGAACTGCCGCGACAACACGGCCGGGCCACGCTGCGAGCAGTGCCGGCAGAACCACTACCGCTGGGAGCAGCAGGCCgcctgccagccctgccactGCCACCCCGCAG GTTCCCTGCGGCCCCAGTGTGACAGCTCGGGGACCTGCACCTGCAAAGCCAATGTGACAGGCTGGAAGTGCGAGCGCTGCAAGGACGGCTATCACAGCCTGAGCGAGGGTGGCTGCAG ACCCTGCACCTGTGATCCTGCGGGCAGCGTGGGCACCTGTGACCCCAACACTGGGCATTGCACCTGCAAGGAGAGGGTGGAGGGGCACCTGTGCAACAG ATGCCAGCCCGGTTGGTTCAACCtacagccccacaaccccattGGTTGCACCAGCTGTTTTTGCTATGGCCACTCCGCCGTCTGCATGGCAGCAGATGGCTATGAGGTGACCCACATCCGCTCTGACTTCAGGGAAG GGCTGgaaggctgggctgcagctgcggGGGATGTGGAGGTGCCTCTGCACTGGGCTGATGGGGAGATTGGCACTGAGTGGGACAAAGAGGAGCCGCTGGACCTCCGTGCACCGG agAAGTTTCTGCAGAACCAGCGTCTGAGCTACGGGCAgcccctgtccctgctgctgggagtgGAGGGGAATGGAACCAGGGCAGAGAGCGGGGTGTTTCTGCTTGGGGTGCAGCTGGTGCTGGAGGGTGAGGGGCTGCAGGTCACCATGTCCAGCAGTGAGAGCCAAGCACAGGACGGGAAGCAGGCTGTCACCTTCAG GCTGCATGAGGCAGAGGAGGGCACGGAGCCTTTGCTGTCAGCCTTCAGCTTCCAGCGCCTGCTCTCCAACCTCACCGCCCTTCGCCTCCGCGTGAGCTGTGGCCCTGGGCCAG GCAGGCTGTGGCTGAGCCGGGTGCAGCTCACGTCGGCTCGCCGCGGTGCAGGCATGCGGGCAGGATGGGTGGAGGAGTGCACATGTCCTCCCAGCTACACTGGGTCCTTCTGTGAATCCTGTGCACCTGGCTTCAAGCGGGACATCCCCTTTGGTGGCCCCTTTGTCACCTGCGTGCCCTGCACCTGCAACCAGCATGGGGACTGCGAGCCGCTCTCAG GGCACTGCCGCTGCTTGCACAACACGGAGGGTCCCTCCTGCGAGCGTTGCAGCCCCGGGTTTTATGGCAACCCCTTCACTGGGCACCCCGATGACTGCAAGCCCTGCCCGTGCCCTGGCCGCTCACCCTGCACTcagctgcccagcagtgggGAGGTGGTGTGCACCCACTGCCCCCCGGGGCAGAGAG GGAAGCGCTGCGAGCTGTGCGATGATGGATTTTTCGGGGACCCCTTGGGGCACAGGGGTCCCGTGCGTCCCTGCGTCCCCTGCCAGTGTCATGGGAATGTGGACCTCAATGCTGTAGGGAACTGTGACTCCGTGTCCGGACGCTGCCTGCGCTGCCTGCACAACACAACGGGAGAGCAGTGCCACCAGTGTCGGCCGGGGTTCTATGGGGACGCGTtggcccccagccctgctgggaagTGTGCGC CGTGCAACTGCAACCCTGatggctcagctctggggcTGGAGGGCTGCAATCCGGGCACGGGGCAGTGCCTCTGCCTCCCACACGTGTTGGGCAGAACGTGTGGGCTGTGCCAGCACGGCTACTATGGGCTGCAGGCTGCCGTGGGCTGCAAGAG CTGTGAGTGCCACCCAGTGGGGTCCCAGGACAGTGGGTGCCATGCAGTGACGGGGCAGTGCTCCTGCCAGCCAGGTGTCACAGGGCTGCGGTGTGACAGATGCGAGCACGGCTTCTTCGGCTTCTCAGCCAGGGGCTGCCGAG CATGCAACTGCTCCCCGCTGGGCTCCGCCAGTGCGCAGTGCCACGAGAACAGCACCTGTCTCTGCCGCCCCGGCTTCGTGGGCTATAAGTGCGACCGCTGCCAGGCCAACTTCTTCCCTGACCCACCGAGCTCCAGCTGCCAGCCGTGTCCCACCTGCTATGGGCTGGTGAAGGATGGG GTGGAGCGGCTCAGGGTGaagctgcaggaggtggaggaatgGCTGCAAGCACCGGGCTGTGAGCTCCGCCTGGGGCAGCCCCCTGCGATGGGAGATGAAAGCCGGGGAGatgggctgagcacacagcaccTCCTGCAAG GTGCCCATGCCGTGCTCTCGACACAGGTGGGACGGCTGTCAGGGATGCTGAGCACTGCACGGGGCCATCTCAGCAATGCCATCGGGGCAAGTGGCTGCTCCAGCCGTGGACCCCCTAAGACCTGCACGCTGCTGTCAGAGATCAGGGCCgtgctgcagtcagcacagcaggAGATCCTGCACGCTGCCGACACTCTGGCTGCCACG GAGATTCCCCAGGAGATCCCCCTGCTGCCCACCAACTGGAGCCGCTGGGCAACGGAGGCGCGGGTGCTGGCAGAGAG GCATGGGGATACTGCAGCACAGGTggaggcagcagtgaggagagcaCTGGGTGCCTCCAACACCAGCCATGAGCTCCTGAGGACGCTGCTGGAGGGGAGAGTGGCACAGGAGGCACAGTGGGAGCTGGAGGCCGG GTATGAAGAAATCCAGCAGGCGTGGAAGGAGCTGGGTGCTGGCATGGAAGAGGTGGCAGTGGAAGCCAGGAGAACTCTCACAGCCATCCAGGAGGCAAACGTGGGCATGGCCAAGAAGCTTCAGCAGGTGGCTGCTCCAGGGCAG caggtgctgctggtgcaAGCTGAGGCCCTAGCACAGGAGGTGGCAGCACTGGAGCAGACAGTGCAGGCGCAGGAGCCAGCAGCTTGGCAGAGCATCACAGCGTCCCTCAGCATGGCAGCTGGGCTGCGTCGGGACCTGCGGGGCACTCGAAGCTTTCTACAG CTCCAGGACCGGGCTGGCTCTGCTCATGATCTATCCACCTCAGCAGTCTCGCAGGGGAAAGCAGTGCTCTCCGGTGCAGAGTCTCTCCTGGGCAGCTTGGAAG GCATGAGGAAGGTGTTGGGGCATCGGAAAGGTCGTGCTGCCCTGAGAAGGAGAATGGCACAAGTGCGGGACAGAGCGATGGTGGAGGCCCAGAAGAAGATTaaacaggcagagaaaatgctgGGAAACTCCTTGTCTGTCTCCAGTGCGGccaggaggaaggcaggggaGGCTGTGCATGTTGCTGgggagagcagtaag AGGGCCCAGGCTGTACTGCAGGGCAGCAAGCAGGCTCGCAAGCACACCAGGACGCTCGCCACACGTGTCAGCGAGACCCAGCAGGAGCTGTACCGGCAGCAGCGCGTGGCTGAGGAGCTCAGGGGGAGcctggaggaggcagagcag GTGGGGACGGAGGTGAGCGAGATGGCAAAAAGCCTGCGGGAAGCCCGGGGCTCACTGATGGCAGACATCGAGACCCTGAATGATCTGCTGCACAGCCTGG GCGGCCTGGAGCCAGGCATGCAGACggaggcagtgctgggtgccGGGCGGCTGCAGCTGGAGCGGCTGCGGCGGCGGCTCAATGCTCCAGGAGCCCTGGCCACACAGCtcgggcagctgcagcaggaggcagagctgcagcaggataGGATCCGGGTGTTTGAGAACGACTTGGTGGAGATCCGGGCCGACAAGCAGAACCTGGAGGACATTTTGCGGAGCCTCCCCGAGGGCTGCTCCAAGTGGTAG
- the LAMC3 gene encoding laminin subunit gamma-3 isoform X2, which produces MARLRELALLGVVLATAGSSPCYDPRGQPRRCMPVFENAAFGRVPLVSNTCGSPPEDYCLQMGARDASQLCQRCDAADPLLHHNASFLTDFHSQEESTWWQSQSMAFGIQHPNSVNITLHLGKSYEITYVRLKFHTSRPESFAIYKRSRADGPWVPFQFYSASCEKTYRKRQRQYLQPGENEQVAFCTDEFSDISPLSGGNVAFSTLEGRPSAYNFDGSPTLQEWVTVTDLLISLNRLNTFGDDIFKDPKVLQSYYYAISDFSVGGRCKCNGHASECALDEAGRLVCVCEHNTAGTDCQHCQPFYQDRPWARGTAEAANECLPCDCSGRSEECFYDAELFRRTGRGGHCRNCRDNTAGPRCEQCRQNHYRWEQQAACQPCHCHPAGSLRPQCDSSGTCTCKANVTGWKCERCKDGYHSLSEGGCRPCTCDPAGSVGTCDPNTGHCTCKERVEGHLCNRCQPGWFNLQPHNPIGCTSCFCYGHSAVCMAADGYEVTHIRSDFREGLEGWAAAAGDVEVPLHWADGEIGTEWDKEEPLDLRAPEKFLQNQRLSYGQPLSLLLGVEGNGTRAESGVFLLGVQLVLEGEGLQVTMSSSESQAQDGKQAVTFRLHEAEEGTEPLLSAFSFQRLLSNLTALRLRVSCGPGPGRLWLSRVQLTSARRGAGMRAGWVEECTCPPSYTGSFCESCAPGFKRDIPFGGPFVTCVPCTCNQHGDCEPLSGHCRCLHNTEGPSCERCSPGFYGNPFTGHPDDCKPCPCPGRSPCTQLPSSGEVVCTHCPPGQRGKRCELCDDGFFGDPLGHRGPVRPCVPCQCHGNVDLNAVGNCDSVSGRCLRCLHNTTGEQCHQCRPGFYGDALAPSPAGKCAPCNCNPDGSALGLEGCNPGTGQCLCLPHVLGRTCGLCQHGYYGLQAAVGCKSCECHPVGSQDSGCHAVTGQCSCQPGVTGLRCDRCEHGFFGFSARGCRACNCSPLGSASAQCHENSTCLCRPGFVGYKCDRCQANFFPDPPSSSCQPCPTCYGLVKDGVERLRVKLQEVEEWLQAPGCELRLGQPPAMGDESRGDGLSTQHLLQGAHAVLSTQVGRLSGMLSTARGHLSNAIGASGCSSRGPPKTCTLLSEIRAVLQSAQQEILHAADTLAATEIPQEIPLLPTNWSRWATEARVLAERHGDTAAQVEAAVRRALGASNTSHELLRTLLEGRVAQEAQWELEAGYEEIQQAWKELGAGMEEVAVEARRTLTAIQEANVGMAKKLQQVAAPGQVLLVQAEALAQEVAALEQTVQAQEPAAWQSITASLSMAAGLRRDLRGTRSFLQLQDRAGSAHDLSTSAVSQGKAVLSGAESLLGSLEGMRKVLGHRKGRAALRRRMAQVRDRAMVEAQKKIKQAEKMLGNSLSVSSAARRKAGEAVHVAGESSKRAQAVLQGSKQARKHTRTLATRVSETQQELYRQQRVAEELRGSLEEAEQVGTEVSEMAKSLREARGSLMADIETLNDLLHSLGGLEPGMQTEAVLGAGRLQLERLRRRLNAPGALATQLGQLQQEAELQQDRIRVFENDLVEIRADKQNLEDILRSLPEGCSKW; this is translated from the exons ATGGCCCGGCTCAGGGAGCTGGCCCTGCTGGGGGTAGTGCTGGCTACTGCGGGCTCGTCCCCCTGCTACGACCCCCGGGGGCAGCCCCGCCGCTGCATGCCCGTCTTCGAGAACGCCGCTTTCGGCCGCGTCCCGCTGGTCAGCAACACGTGCGGCTCTCCGCCCGAGGATTACTGCCTGCAGATGGGCGCGCGCGATGCCagccagctgtgccagcgctgcGACGCCGCCGACCCGCTGCTGCACCACAACGCCTCTTTCCTCACCGACTTCCACAGCCAGGAGGAGAGCACCTGGTGGCAGAGCCAGTCCATGGCCTTCGGCATCCAGCATCCCAACTCTGTCAACATCACGCTCCACCTGG GAAAGTCCTATGAGATCACCTACGTGCGCCTGAAGTTCCACACCAGCCGTCCCGAGAGCTTCGCCATTTACAAGCGCAGCCGTGCCGACGGCCCCTGGGTGCCCTTCCAGTTCTACAGCGCGTCCTGTGAgaag accTACAGGAAGCGGCAGAGGCAGTACCTGCAGCCGGGTGAGAACGAGCAGGTGGCCTTCTGCACCGACGAGTTCAGCGACATCTCCCCACTGAGTGGTGGCAACGTGGCTTTCTCCACCCTTGAGGGCCGTCCCAGTGCCTACAATTTTGATGGGAGTCCCACACTACAG GAGTGGGTGACCGTCACCGACCTGCTCATCTCCCTGAACCGCCTCAATACCTTTGGGGATGACATCTTCAAGGACCCCAAGGTGCTGCAGTCGTACTACTACGCCATCTCCGACTTCTCTGTTGGCGGCAG GTGTAAATGCAACGGTCACGCCAGCGAGTGCGCGCTGGACGAGGCAGGACGGCTGGTGTGCGTGTGCGAGCACAACACAGCCGGCACcgactgccagcactgccagcccttcTACCAGGACCGGCCCTGGGCGCGCGGCACGGCTGAGGCTGCCAATGAGTGCCTCC CTTGCGACTGCAGCGGCCGCTCGGAGGAATGCTTCTACGACGCGGAGCTGTTCCGCCGCACCGGGCGTGGGGGGCACTGCCGGAACTGCCGCGACAACACGGCCGGGCCACGCTGCGAGCAGTGCCGGCAGAACCACTACCGCTGGGAGCAGCAGGCCgcctgccagccctgccactGCCACCCCGCAG GTTCCCTGCGGCCCCAGTGTGACAGCTCGGGGACCTGCACCTGCAAAGCCAATGTGACAGGCTGGAAGTGCGAGCGCTGCAAGGACGGCTATCACAGCCTGAGCGAGGGTGGCTGCAG ACCCTGCACCTGTGATCCTGCGGGCAGCGTGGGCACCTGTGACCCCAACACTGGGCATTGCACCTGCAAGGAGAGGGTGGAGGGGCACCTGTGCAACAG ATGCCAGCCCGGTTGGTTCAACCtacagccccacaaccccattGGTTGCACCAGCTGTTTTTGCTATGGCCACTCCGCCGTCTGCATGGCAGCAGATGGCTATGAGGTGACCCACATCCGCTCTGACTTCAGGGAAG GGCTGgaaggctgggctgcagctgcggGGGATGTGGAGGTGCCTCTGCACTGGGCTGATGGGGAGATTGGCACTGAGTGGGACAAAGAGGAGCCGCTGGACCTCCGTGCACCGG agAAGTTTCTGCAGAACCAGCGTCTGAGCTACGGGCAgcccctgtccctgctgctgggagtgGAGGGGAATGGAACCAGGGCAGAGAGCGGGGTGTTTCTGCTTGGGGTGCAGCTGGTGCTGGAGGGTGAGGGGCTGCAGGTCACCATGTCCAGCAGTGAGAGCCAAGCACAGGACGGGAAGCAGGCTGTCACCTTCAG GCTGCATGAGGCAGAGGAGGGCACGGAGCCTTTGCTGTCAGCCTTCAGCTTCCAGCGCCTGCTCTCCAACCTCACCGCCCTTCGCCTCCGCGTGAGCTGTGGCCCTGGGCCAG GCAGGCTGTGGCTGAGCCGGGTGCAGCTCACGTCGGCTCGCCGCGGTGCAGGCATGCGGGCAGGATGGGTGGAGGAGTGCACATGTCCTCCCAGCTACACTGGGTCCTTCTGTGAATCCTGTGCACCTGGCTTCAAGCGGGACATCCCCTTTGGTGGCCCCTTTGTCACCTGCGTGCCCTGCACCTGCAACCAGCATGGGGACTGCGAGCCGCTCTCAG GGCACTGCCGCTGCTTGCACAACACGGAGGGTCCCTCCTGCGAGCGTTGCAGCCCCGGGTTTTATGGCAACCCCTTCACTGGGCACCCCGATGACTGCAAGCCCTGCCCGTGCCCTGGCCGCTCACCCTGCACTcagctgcccagcagtgggGAGGTGGTGTGCACCCACTGCCCCCCGGGGCAGAGAG GGAAGCGCTGCGAGCTGTGCGATGATGGATTTTTCGGGGACCCCTTGGGGCACAGGGGTCCCGTGCGTCCCTGCGTCCCCTGCCAGTGTCATGGGAATGTGGACCTCAATGCTGTAGGGAACTGTGACTCCGTGTCCGGACGCTGCCTGCGCTGCCTGCACAACACAACGGGAGAGCAGTGCCACCAGTGTCGGCCGGGGTTCTATGGGGACGCGTtggcccccagccctgctgggaagTGTGCGC CGTGCAACTGCAACCCTGatggctcagctctggggcTGGAGGGCTGCAATCCGGGCACGGGGCAGTGCCTCTGCCTCCCACACGTGTTGGGCAGAACGTGTGGGCTGTGCCAGCACGGCTACTATGGGCTGCAGGCTGCCGTGGGCTGCAAGAG CTGTGAGTGCCACCCAGTGGGGTCCCAGGACAGTGGGTGCCATGCAGTGACGGGGCAGTGCTCCTGCCAGCCAGGTGTCACAGGGCTGCGGTGTGACAGATGCGAGCACGGCTTCTTCGGCTTCTCAGCCAGGGGCTGCCGAG CATGCAACTGCTCCCCGCTGGGCTCCGCCAGTGCGCAGTGCCACGAGAACAGCACCTGTCTCTGCCGCCCCGGCTTCGTGGGCTATAAGTGCGACCGCTGCCAGGCCAACTTCTTCCCTGACCCACCGAGCTCCAGCTGCCAGCCGTGTCCCACCTGCTATGGGCTGGTGAAGGATGGG GTGGAGCGGCTCAGGGTGaagctgcaggaggtggaggaatgGCTGCAAGCACCGGGCTGTGAGCTCCGCCTGGGGCAGCCCCCTGCGATGGGAGATGAAAGCCGGGGAGatgggctgagcacacagcaccTCCTGCAAG GTGCCCATGCCGTGCTCTCGACACAGGTGGGACGGCTGTCAGGGATGCTGAGCACTGCACGGGGCCATCTCAGCAATGCCATCGGGGCAAGTGGCTGCTCCAGCCGTGGACCCCCTAAGACCTGCACGCTGCTGTCAGAGATCAGGGCCgtgctgcagtcagcacagcaggAGATCCTGCACGCTGCCGACACTCTGGCTGCCACG GAGATTCCCCAGGAGATCCCCCTGCTGCCCACCAACTGGAGCCGCTGGGCAACGGAGGCGCGGGTGCTGGCAGAGAG GCATGGGGATACTGCAGCACAGGTggaggcagcagtgaggagagcaCTGGGTGCCTCCAACACCAGCCATGAGCTCCTGAGGACGCTGCTGGAGGGGAGAGTGGCACAGGAGGCACAGTGGGAGCTGGAGGCCGG GTATGAAGAAATCCAGCAGGCGTGGAAGGAGCTGGGTGCTGGCATGGAAGAGGTGGCAGTGGAAGCCAGGAGAACTCTCACAGCCATCCAGGAGGCAAACGTGGGCATGGCCAAGAAGCTTCAGCAGGTGGCTGCTCCAGGGCAG gtgctgctggtgcaAGCTGAGGCCCTAGCACAGGAGGTGGCAGCACTGGAGCAGACAGTGCAGGCGCAGGAGCCAGCAGCTTGGCAGAGCATCACAGCGTCCCTCAGCATGGCAGCTGGGCTGCGTCGGGACCTGCGGGGCACTCGAAGCTTTCTACAG CTCCAGGACCGGGCTGGCTCTGCTCATGATCTATCCACCTCAGCAGTCTCGCAGGGGAAAGCAGTGCTCTCCGGTGCAGAGTCTCTCCTGGGCAGCTTGGAAG GCATGAGGAAGGTGTTGGGGCATCGGAAAGGTCGTGCTGCCCTGAGAAGGAGAATGGCACAAGTGCGGGACAGAGCGATGGTGGAGGCCCAGAAGAAGATTaaacaggcagagaaaatgctgGGAAACTCCTTGTCTGTCTCCAGTGCGGccaggaggaaggcaggggaGGCTGTGCATGTTGCTGgggagagcagtaag AGGGCCCAGGCTGTACTGCAGGGCAGCAAGCAGGCTCGCAAGCACACCAGGACGCTCGCCACACGTGTCAGCGAGACCCAGCAGGAGCTGTACCGGCAGCAGCGCGTGGCTGAGGAGCTCAGGGGGAGcctggaggaggcagagcag GTGGGGACGGAGGTGAGCGAGATGGCAAAAAGCCTGCGGGAAGCCCGGGGCTCACTGATGGCAGACATCGAGACCCTGAATGATCTGCTGCACAGCCTGG GCGGCCTGGAGCCAGGCATGCAGACggaggcagtgctgggtgccGGGCGGCTGCAGCTGGAGCGGCTGCGGCGGCGGCTCAATGCTCCAGGAGCCCTGGCCACACAGCtcgggcagctgcagcaggaggcagagctgcagcaggataGGATCCGGGTGTTTGAGAACGACTTGGTGGAGATCCGGGCCGACAAGCAGAACCTGGAGGACATTTTGCGGAGCCTCCCCGAGGGCTGCTCCAAGTGGTAG